Genomic segment of Verrucomicrobiota bacterium:
CGTGACGGTTTTCTCCTGCGGATAGGTTCGCAGGCCCAGGATGCCGCCCGGATCGTACCCGCCGTGGCCGGGGTCAACGACGACCGTGTCAAAGCCGCGCGGCCCTTCACCCAGCGCCAGGGGTGAAAAACTAAAAAAAAGTAAAAACGCAGACAAGGCCAAAACCGATGCGCCGGATCTGAACTGCAATTGATGGGCAAACACGGGCCGATATATAGCGCAACTGAAAGCTTTGCGCCCGTGAGGGACAAAAAAATTGTCGCACTGCTGATTCACTCGCTGAGGCGCGGATTCCCGCCGAACCGTCCCGAACTCACTATAAAACGACAATTATATCGTAAAGTTTACTTGAAATTATCATATTTATTGGTCTATGGGTAATGGGCTTTAAATTCTCTTAAATATGAAGATGATAGTATATGGCGCTCTGGCGATCGGTTCTTTAACCTACGTTTCTGCGGATTTTGCAGTGCCAGCCAAGGATCAGGTGCGCCGTTCAGGCCATCAGGAGGATAAAGCCTGGGAATCTCTCCGGGGGCACAGCCCTGCCCCGAAAGTCAGTTGGACTCCCCTCCGCCCGAAAGTTCAACGGGTATAGCCGCCGGCCGGGCCGTCGCGTGACGGGATACCGGGGCGCGGAAAGAGGGGACTTTTCCCGGCCGTGCAACCCGGACCGATCGCTCGTTGCCATTGCCCCCCTTAGGGCATAAAATCAGCCCCAAGGGGGATGAAAAAGAAAGGATTCAGCCGGTGACCCGTGGAGCGGGGCAGATCCCGATGCCGGGTAATCGCGGAAGCTTGCCCGCGGGTGCGGCGACCCGCGTCAAGCTTAAGGTTGCAGGGAAGTGGTGTGCGCGGCGACGATCTTCCACTCACTGTCCATCCGGCGTACCACCAGGGTTGAAGTCCCGACAACCTTGCTTCGCGGGCGCCCCAGCAGCATATCCCACCATAAGAGCACGTAGGCCATGTCGGGCTCGAGCATCTGAACCTTCACGCGCTGGGCCTCAAGATAACCCATCAGTGAGCGGTCAGAAAACCCGTTCACGTAATTTGCGTAGAGTTGGTCCCAGCCGAAGACCTGCTCCCCGTCATCGAGATACACCAGCTTCGGGCTTTTCCAGTAGGCTGCCATAAAGCCCTCAATGTCTTGAGAATTCCAGGCTGCCACCTGCCCCATGATCAGGAGATATACCTGGTGGGCACTCGACTGCTCGCCGTTTGCTGAATCCGAAGAAACCGAGTCGAAGGTCCAAACCTGATCAGCGCTTGAGGCCAGCGCCGGCGCTGCACATGCGGTGGCAAGCAGCAGGGCCAAAAACACCGTTTTCAAACTCCTACCCATCCTTAAGAGTTATCATTTATATGATAATATGCTCCCAAATCTAGTATTTTCGGTAATGTTGTCTGTTTTTTAACGAAAATTGCGCCGGTTCACGCGTCAGGTGTGTGGATCAAGTCAGCCTTGGCGTACCGTTTTTGCGCCCGGACGAGCCGGGTGAGCCCGGCGGTTTGGGTGGGCTGAACGGTTTTGGCGGGGTGACCTGATGATGCCCTCAGGCGCATGCCGGTCAGCCGTCCAGTGTAGACTCGTAGCTTTGCAATCGGAGAATACCGCAGTTGATTACCTGTAGGCCCGCAGGCCGCCGATTCCGGGCGATCACGGCTGTAAACGGGCGGGCTCCGGCTGGCGGCCTGCGGCGAACCTGTGACATGACATGACATGAAATGAAAGCGATTCGAATCCATGAATTCGGCGGCCCGGAGGTAATGAAACCGGAGGACATCCCGATCTCAAAACCCGGGCCCGGCGAAGTCCTGGTGCAGGTGAAAGCAGCGGGTGTGAACCCGTTCGAGACTTACATCCGGGCCGGAACCTACCCTGCAAAACCTGAACGGCCGTTTACCCTGGGTACGGATGCAGGCGGCATTGTGGCTGAAACCGGTCCGGGCGTTACGGACATCGACGTGGGGGCACGCGTCTATACGGGTGGAACCATTACCGGCTCTTACGCTGAGTTCACCCTTTGCAAATCCACTCAGATCCATCCTCTGCCGCCGGCGGCGTCGTTCTCGCAAGGTGCGGCCGTGAACACCCCGTGTGCGACGGCCTACCGCGCCCTGTTCTTCCGCGCCCAGGCGCAGCCCGGCGAGACGGTACTGGTTCACGGCGCAAGCGGCGGGGTGGGCACCGCGGCGGTGCAACTCGCTCGAGCTTATGGTTTGACGGTGATCGGTACTGCCGGCAGCGACAAAGGCCGGGAGCTTGTCCGCAGCGAAGGCGCGCACCACGTTCTGGACCATCATGCGCCGGATTATCTGGAGAAACTGCGTGAGATCACCGGTGGCGGCGGCGTCGACGTCATTATCGAGATGCTGGCCAATGTGAATCTGGGCAAAGATCTGACGGCACTTGCGCGCTCCGGCCGGGTCGTGGTTGTCGGCAGCCGGGGAACCGTGGAAGTCAACCCGCGTGACGCCATGAGCCGCGACGCCGCCGTCCTTGGGATGACGCTCTGGAACACGCCGGAGAAAGAGCTCGAGCGCATTCACGCGGCCTTGGCGGCGGCCCTGGAGAACGGGATTTTGAAACCGGTGGTAGGACGCGAATTGCCGTTGGCCGAGGCTGCAAGGGCTCACCAGATTCTGATGGAACCCGGTGCCCATGGAAAAATCGTCCTGATCCCGTGAACTCGCCCCGTGCGGGCCCGGGCCTCCCGGCCGGTGCCACGGTGGGCCCGCTTCACCGCCGGTCAGGGCTTCCACTCGAGGTTGAGGACTCCGGGCTGCCGCGCAAGGCTGTGCAGAAACGGAGGCGGCTGCGGATCGTCGGGGGAGGCCCGCCAGTGCACTTCGATGCTGAACTGCCGCTCATGGCGCCGTTCGTCATAGGTTATCGCCCAGGTATCGGTTTTGTAGCCGGTCGCCTTGAAACGGGCACTGATCTCATCCTCGGTCGGGCCCTCCCCGGTGTCCGCCACCGTCAACGTCAGCGTTGCGTGGCGGTCTTGTTTCCAGCGTTTCTCGACCCATTTCAAGCCCCACAAGACAACGAGGCCCAACGCGAGCGATGCCAAACCGAGTGCGAGTTGGCCGCCGCCGAAGCAGAGACCGAGCACGGTGACGAACCATAGGGCGGCGGCGGTGGTCAGGCCCAGGACGAGGCCCTCCTTGCGCACGATCGCACCGGCGCCGATGAACCCCATACCGGTCAAAATGCCGAGCGGCAGGCGCATGAGGTCCAGCTGGATGTAGGAATTGGCGGCCTTGCCGGACGTGTCGAGCAGTAGGTTGACTTCCAGCATGGTGATGGAGGCAGCCAGGCAGACCAGCAGGGTCGTACGCAGCCCGGCAGGATGGCCGTGCTCGCCCCGGTTCAGGCCGATCAACCCACCCGCCAGGACGGTCAGGACTAACCGTAGAGCAACCTCCGGCCACCCTATCGTGGGAGACATAACTTGATTCCGTTCATCACAACAGTTTCGCCGGGTGAACGCGTGCGGTCGGCACCAAACGTTACATGCGGCGGCGAAGATCTTCGCCGCCGTCGGCGACGGCCGGCAACTT
This window contains:
- a CDS encoding DUF3225 domain-containing protein, with translation MKTVFLALLLATACAAPALASSADQVWTFDSVSSDSANGEQSSAHQVYLLIMGQVAAWNSQDIEGFMAAYWKSPKLVYLDDGEQVFGWDQLYANYVNGFSDRSLMGYLEAQRVKVQMLEPDMAYVLLWWDMLLGRPRSKVVGTSTLVVRRMDSEWKIVAAHTTSLQP
- a CDS encoding NADPH:quinone reductase; the encoded protein is MKAIRIHEFGGPEVMKPEDIPISKPGPGEVLVQVKAAGVNPFETYIRAGTYPAKPERPFTLGTDAGGIVAETGPGVTDIDVGARVYTGGTITGSYAEFTLCKSTQIHPLPPAASFSQGAAVNTPCATAYRALFFRAQAQPGETVLVHGASGGVGTAAVQLARAYGLTVIGTAGSDKGRELVRSEGAHHVLDHHAPDYLEKLREITGGGGVDVIIEMLANVNLGKDLTALARSGRVVVVGSRGTVEVNPRDAMSRDAAVLGMTLWNTPEKELERIHAALAAALENGILKPVVGRELPLAEAARAHQILMEPGAHGKIVLIP
- a CDS encoding MgtC/SapB family protein, producing MSPTIGWPEVALRLVLTVLAGGLIGLNRGEHGHPAGLRTTLLVCLAASITMLEVNLLLDTSGKAANSYIQLDLMRLPLGILTGMGFIGAGAIVRKEGLVLGLTTAAALWFVTVLGLCFGGGQLALGLASLALGLVVLWGLKWVEKRWKQDRHATLTLTVADTGEGPTEDEISARFKATGYKTDTWAITYDERRHERQFSIEVHWRASPDDPQPPPFLHSLARQPGVLNLEWKP